Proteins encoded within one genomic window of Pieris brassicae chromosome 12, ilPieBrab1.1, whole genome shotgun sequence:
- the LOC123717121 gene encoding probable chitinase 2, whose translation MVGKVWFSFFIVTILAAVLDGQTLGGPMHGKVVVCYVASWAAYRTGAGKFEQSDLEPSLCTHLVYSFAGLDEHGNSIKSLDPWQDLEKDYGKAGYKRMVALKERYPHLKVTLAIGGWNEGSLKYSVMAANTEARAKFVQSVLLFLDTYKFDGLDLDWEYPTRRDGRPEDKANYVLLVKELKEAFESKGYILTAALGAGKETMESAYDLAKLSRYLDFLHMMCYDYHGTWDGVVGANAPLRGTNEQDVLSLEFTIKYMLAHGVSPYKMVLGLPMYGRNFILENPGVKKILFGVTAVKSMGFPGPFTKEAGFMGYNEICTEVTNKSAAWTQHWHEQTATPYLRDGARVISYDNARSIAIKVKLAIDYGLGGLMVWSIDTDDFRGACESEKDAYIDFVDRYNKIVDEPILQEALKTLNLPDANRIENLSRRTAYVVSNGRLHLRLPEETYSNYNLMRTIDEATLLSLEEKRILDEIELVNKKNEIGYEPDSAVAVSNSFVSMVLCIALLFY comes from the exons atggtGGGAAAAGTGtggttttctttttttattgtgacaATTCTGGCAGCCGTGTTAGATGGCCAGACCTTGGGAG GACCTATGCATGGCAAAGTAGTGGTGTGTTACGTAGCCAGTTGGGCTGCATACAGAACTGGTGCAGGCAAGTTTGAGCAGAGCGACCTCGAGCCGTCTCTCTGCACTCACCTTGTATATTCATTCGCTGGTCTGGATGAACATGGCAACAGTATTAAGAGCTTgg ACCCTTGGCAAGATCTTGAAAAGGACTACGGCAAAGCGGGTTACAAACGAATGGTGGCTTTGAAAGAGAGGTATCCGCATCTGAAAGTGACGTTAGCTATTGGAGGATGGAACGAAGGTTCTCTTAAGTATTCAGTAATGGCGGCTAATACAGAAGCGAGAGCGAAATTTGTGCAGAGCGTCTTGCTTTTCTTGGA TACATACAAATTTGATGGTCTAGACTTGGACTGGGAGTACCCGACGAGGCGTGATGGTAGACCTGAAGACAAGGCAAACTATGTGTTATTGGTCAag GAACTAAAAGAAGCCTTCGAGTCTAAAGGTTACATACTGACGGCTGCGCTCGGAGCAGGCAAAGAGACCATGGAATCAGCATATGACCTCGCCAAGTTGAGTCGGTATCTGGACTTCTTGCATATGATGTGTTATGATTACCACGGCACCTGGGATGGTGTTGTTGGGGCCAATGCTCCGCTACGAGGGACTAACGAGCAGGACGTGTTAAGCTTG GAATTCACCATCAAATACATGTTAGCTCATGGCGTAAGTCCTTACAAGATGGTACTAGGTCTTCCCATGTACGGTCGTAACTTCATTCTTGAAAATCCTGGGGTTAAGAAAATTCTCTTCGGAGTCACAGCTGTCAAGAGTATGGGATTCCCCGGACCATTTACTAAGGAAGCCGGGTTTATGGGTTATAATgag ATTTGTACCGAAGTAACAAATAAGTCAGCGGCATGGACCCAACACTGGCACGAACAAACCGCAACTCCGTACTTGCGGGACGGTGCACGAGTTATATCATACGATAATGCAAGATCCATTGCTATTAAAGTCAa ATTGGCCATAGACTACGGTCTCGGTGGTCTCATGGTGTGGAGTATTGACACAGACGACTTCCGTGGCGCTTGCGAGAGCGAGAAGGATGCATACATCGACTTTGTGGATAGATATAATAAGATTGTAGACGAGCCAATACTGCAAGAAGCTTTGAAGACACTAAACCTACCTGAtg cGAATCGAATAGAGAACTTAAGCAGACGAACAGCCTATGTCGTTTCAAATGGACGCTTACACCTTCGACTTCCAGAAGAAACCTACTCCAACTACAATCTAATGAGAACTATTGATGAAGCCACTCTTTTATCGCTAGAAGAGAAGAGAATCCTAGATGAGATAGAGTTGGTCAACAAAAAGAATGAAATTGGTTATGAGCCCGATTCGGCTGTTGCCGTATCTAATAGTTTTGTATCTATGGTTCTATGTATTGCCTTACTTTTCTATTGA
- the LOC123717419 gene encoding U-scoloptoxin(01)-Cw1a-like, which produces MLKAIAIFFLGVTAALPQVPHDYYHVLHLPHSPPLYPVFERPPHTEFSCAGRPRGYYADVQAGCQAYHFCWRHRLVNTDLCTNGTLFNEQFQVCDHFYNVRCGSPYEDL; this is translated from the exons atgttaaaagctattgcaatattttttcttg GGGTAACAGCGGCCCTACCCCAAGTTCCCCACGATTACTACCACGTGCTACACTTGCCCCACTCACCCCCATTATACCCAGTGTTTGAACGGCCTCCCCACACAGAATTCAGCTGTGCTGGACGCCCAAGAGGCTACTATGCTGACGTGCAAGCTGGATGTCAG GCTTATCATTTCTGCTGGCGTCATCGTCTGGTAAATACTGACCTTTGTACGAATGGGACTCTTTTCAACGAACAATTTCAG gtGTGCGACCATTTCTACAATGTACGTTGTGGATCACCTTACGAAGAcctatag